One Rosa chinensis cultivar Old Blush chromosome 3, RchiOBHm-V2, whole genome shotgun sequence DNA window includes the following coding sequences:
- the LOC112194529 gene encoding uncharacterized protein LOC112194529: protein MEIHHGGRFYRLGSGSRQYKGGEVVYVDRLDPNNHCESYNSKILPARKMPILGLLEAMRINSMLRHANRRCAGPRWKSKVGPRIEKILKKNADRSHEYTLLESSHLRFQVKGKGVACQLGVNSLHDVDLQARACTYRRWELSGLLCPHAIVAIFSKGYRPDDFVDEAFSLKKFMFAYEPAINPIPGVDEWEVVEKPILPSRYTRGPGRPKLSRNKEPSEQAPPPGTTKLSRSYYKSISCSICKKKGHNKRTCSRRQQSEIVLKLG from the exons ATGGAGATTCACCATGGAGGCAGGTTCTATAGGTTGGGTAGTGGTAGTAGGCAGTACAAGGGAGGTGAGGTGGTGTATGTTGATAGATTAGATCCTAACAATCATTGCGAGAGCTATAACTCAAAGATTCTCCCAGCTAGGAAGATGCCAATTTTGGGATTGTTGGAGGCTATGAGAATAAACTCAATGCTAAGACATGCAAATAGGAGGTGTGCAGGTCCTAGATGGAAGAGTAAGGTCGGACCTAGaattgagaaaattttgaaaaaaaatgcgGATAGAAGCCATGAGTACACCCTACTAGAGTCTTCCCATTTGAGGTTTCAAGTTAAAGGAAAAGGAGTGGCTTGCCAATTAGGAGTTAATAGTTTGCATGATGTTGATCTCCAAGCCAGGGCATGTACCTACAGGAGGTGGGAACTCAGTGGACTTCTATGTCCACATGCAATTGTTGCAATATTTTCTAAGGGATATAGACCAGATGACTTTGTGGATGAGGCTTTTTCACTGAAGAAATTCATGTTTGCATATGAACCAGCAATAAACCCTATCCCTGGTGTTGATGAATGGGAGGTTGTTGAGAAGCCCATTTTACCTTCGAGGTACACTAGAGGACCTGGAAGGCCTAAGTTATCAAGAAACAAGGAACCAA GTGAGCAAGCACCACCTCCTGGAACCACAAAGTTGTCAAGAAGTTACTATAAGTCCATCAGTTGTTCAATTTGTAAAAAGAAAGGTCATAATAAGAGGACTTGTTCAAGGAGACAACAATCAGAAATAGTTCTTAAGCTGGGGTAA
- the LOC112194530 gene encoding uncharacterized protein LOC112194530 translates to MVGSLDCMHWQWKNCPTEWAGQYTGHKGKLTIILEAVASYDTWIWHAFFGLPGSLNDINVLGCSPLFNAQCVGETLEVSYQVRNGHYRQCYYLVDGIYPKWGSFVQAIRNPRSPQTQHFTRMQEAHRKDVERAFGILQARRAIIRGPACRWSKENLQYIMMTCIILHNMIVEDEHDEDAADPFDLDDIPTRPRKAEIYKRLEIDTDVHRNPQQLNQFLRRYREVRYPVMNKNLQDDLVDHL, encoded by the coding sequence ATGGTCGGTAGCCTTGATTGTATGCACTGGCAATGGAAAAATTGTCCCACCGAATGGGCAGGGCAATATACTGGCCATAAGGGGAAACTGACAATCATCTTAGAGGCGGTGGCCTCCTACGATACTTGGATTTGGCATGCCTTCTTCGGACTTCCAGGTTCCCTGAATGATATTAACGTCCTTGGATGTTCACCGTTGTTCAATGCTCAATGCGTTGGTGAAACCCTTGAAGTGAGCTACCAGGTACGTAATGGGCATTATCGTCAATGTTATTACCTAGTTGATGGCATATACCCTAAGTGGGGGTCATTTGTACAAGCAATCCGAAACCCGAGGTCGCCGCAGACACAACATTTCACAAGGATGCAGGAAGCACACAGAAAAGACGTGGAGAGAGCATTTGGTATTCTCCAAGCTCGTAGGGCAATCATAAGAGGACCAGCTTGTAGGTGGAGTAAGGAGAACCTTCAATACATCATGATGACGTGCATTATCTTGCACAATATGATTGTTGAAGATGAGCATGATGAAGATGCAGCAGATCCATTTGATCTGGATGATATCCCAACCAGACCAAGGAAAGCAGAGATATATAAGAGACTAGAAATAGACACCGATGTTCATCGCAATCCGCAACAACTAAATCAATTCTTGCGTCGTTATAGGGAGGTTAGATATCCAGTGATGAATAAAAACCTCCAAGACGATCTAGTCGATCACCTATAG